One window of Vitis riparia cultivar Riparia Gloire de Montpellier isolate 1030 chromosome 5, EGFV_Vit.rip_1.0, whole genome shotgun sequence genomic DNA carries:
- the LOC117915365 gene encoding epoxide hydrolase A-like has product MEGIQHRTVQANGINIHFAEKGQGPIILFLHGFPEFWYSWRHQIHALASLGYRAVAPDLRGYGDSEAPADVNSYTCFHLVGDLIGLLDAIAADKVLVVGHDWGAIIAWYLCLFRPDRVKALVNLSVAFHPRNPMNKPLESFRALYGDDYYICRFQEPGAIETEFAEIGADKVLKYMLTSVPAGPFYLPRGKALGDQLGTQITLPSWLSEEEMNYYVTKYEKTGFTGGLNYYRDMDLSWELTAPWTRSRVEVPAKFIVGDLDSTYNTPAFKEFMNINELKKHVPLLEEVVVMEGVGHFVQEEKADAINQHIHDFFQRILLLVLERPECEHRLPPERPDAENFG; this is encoded by the exons ATGGAGGGGATACAACACAGGACTGTGCAGGCAAATGGAATTAATATTCACTTTGCAGAGAAAGGCCAAGGTCCAATCATTCTCTTCCTCCATGGCTTTCCCGAGTTTTGGTACTCCTGGCGCCACCAGATCCACGCCCTCGCCTCCCTCGGCTACCGTGCGGTGGCTCCGGACCTCCGCGGTTACGGAGACAGCGAGGCGCCAGCGGATGTCAACAGCTACACTTGCTTCCACCTGGTGGGTGACCTCATTGGATTGCTAGACGCCATCGCCGCCGATAAAGTGTTGGTGGTGGGCCACGATTGGGGAGCCATAATTGCTTGGTATCTATGCTTGTTTCGGCCTGATAGAGTGAAGGCTTTGGTGAACCTGAGCGTTGCTTTCCATCCCAGAAACCCCATGAATAAGCCACTCGAGAGCTTCCGGGCTCTTTATGGAGACGACTACTACATTTGCAGATTTCAG GAGCCCGGAGCCATAGAAACTGAGTTTGCTGAGATTGGTGCTGACAAAGTTTTAAAGTATATGCTCACCTCAGTACCCGCTGGTCCATTTTATCTACCCAGAGGAAAAGCCTTGGGAGATCAACTAGGCACCCAAATTACCTTGCCCTCTTGGTTGTCAGAGGAAGAAATGAACTATTACGTTACCAAATATGAGAAGACAGGCTTCACAGGAGGATTGAACTACTACAGAGATATGGACCT AAGTTGGGAACTCACAGCACCCTGGACTAGGAGTCGAGTTGAAGTTCCGGCCAAGTTTATTGTGGGAGACCTGGACTCCACTTATAATACCCCTGCTTTCAAGGAATTTATGAACATTAATGAATTGAAGAAACATGTGCCACTTTTGGAGGAAGTAGTTGTGATGGAAGGAGTTGGCCACTTTGTCCAGGAAGAAAAGGCAGATGCGATCAACCAACACATCCATGACTTCTTCCAGAG GATCCTACTATTAGTTTTGGAGAGACCCGAGTGTGAGCATCGTCTACCTCCCGAGAGACCCGACGCAGAAAATTTTGGATAG
- the LOC117914429 gene encoding uncharacterized protein LOC117914429 has product MEGVEHRTVKANGINIHVAEKGEGPIILFIHGFPESWYSWRHQIHALALLGYRAVAPDLRGYGDSDAPSDVGSYTCLHVVGDLIGVLDAMGADKVFVVGHDWGAIIAWYLCLFRPDRVKALVNMSVAYFPRNPMHKPLEICRHLYGDDFYVCRFQEPGQIEIEIAEVGTATALKSIFANRDPSPPCLPKGKAFQDVSGAPIVLPPWLPEEEVNYYVTKFEETGFTGGINYYRNFDRNWELTAPWTGSQIKVPTKFMVGDMDLTYHFAGAKEYIHSGEFNKNVPLLEEVVVMEGVGHFLHEEKADEINKHIHDFFQKAFEYLEKSASIAYRAFGIWRRKAMEGIEHTTVRANGINIHLAEKGQGPIILLLHGFPEFWYSWRHQIHALASLGYRAVAPDLRGYGDSDAPADVNSYTYFHVVGDLIGVLDAIGADKVFVVGHDWGAFIGWNLCLFRPDRVKALVNLSVSFSPRNAMNKPLQTFRALYGDDFYICRFQEPGAIETEFAEIGIDKVLKYFLTSLPAGPLYLPKGKALRDQLGIPITLPSWLSEEELNYYVTKYENTGFTGGLNYYRNFDLSWELTAPWTGSQVEVPAKFIVGDLDLTYNTPGFNESMTFDELKKHVPLLEEVVVMKGVGHFLQEEKADEINQHIHDFFQKF; this is encoded by the exons ATGGAGGGTGTTGAGCACCGGACGGTGAAGGCCAACGGGATTAATATTCATGTAGCAGAGAAAGGAGAAGGTCCGATCATTCTATTCATTCATGGCTTCCCTGAGTCGTGGTACTCCTGGCGCCACCAGATCCACGCTCTTGCTTTGCTCGGCTACCGGGCCGTGGCTCCTGACCTCCGCGGTTACGGTGACAGCGACGCGCCGTCGGATGTGGGCAGCTACACCTGTCTCCACGTGGTCGGCGACCTCATCGGAGTTCTGGACGCCATGGGCGCTGATAAGGTGTTTGTGGTTGGACATGACTGGGGAGCCATTATTGCTTGGTACCTGTGCTTGTTTCGGCCTGACAGAGTGAAGGCTCTGGTGAACATGAGCGTGGCCTACTTTCCGAGGAACCCAATGCACAAGCCCCTGGAGATTTGCCGTCACCTCTATGGAGATGACTTCTACGTATGCAGATTTCAG GAGCCTGGACAAATTGAAATTGAGATAGCTGAGGTTGGAACTGCTACAGCTTTGAAGTCGATTTTTGCAAATCGTGATCCCAGTCCACCATGTTTGCCGAAAGGAAAAGCCTTTCAAGATGTATCAGGCGCTCCAATTGTGTTGCCGCCTTGGTTGCCGGAGGAAGAAGTTAATTACTACGTTACCAAATTTGAGGAGACAGGCTTCACTGGAGGAATAAACTACTACCGAAATTTTGACCG GAACTGGGAACTCACAGCGCCATGGACAGGGAGTCAAATTAAAGTACCAACCAAGTTTATGGTGGGCGACATGGACCTAACGTATCACTTCGCAGGTGCCAAGGAATATATACATAGCGGTGAATTCAACAAGAATGTGCCACTTTTGGAGGAAGTAGTTGTAATGGAAGGAGTAGGCCATTTTCTGCATGAAGAAAAGGCAGATGAGATCAACAAACACATCCATGATTTCTTTCAGAA GGCATTTGAATACTTGGAGAAAAGTGCTAGTATTGCTT ATCGGGCCTTTGGAATTTGGAGAAGGAAAGCAATGGAGGGAATAGAGCACACAACTGTAAGGGCAAATGGAATCAACATTCACCTGGCGGAGAAAGGACAAGGTCCCATCATTCTACTCCTCCATGGCTTCCCCGAGTTTTGGTACTCCTGGCGCCACCAGATCCACGCCCTCGCCTCTCTTGGCTACCGAGCGGTGGCTCCTGACCTCCGGGGCTACGGCGACAGCGACGCCCCGGCGGACGTCAATAGCTACACTTACTTTCACGTGGTGGGCGACCTTATCGGAGTGCTGGACGCCATCGGCGCCGACAAGGTGTTCGTGGTGGGCCACGATTGGggagccttcattggttggaaTTTATGCTTGTTTCGCCCTGATAGAGTGAAGGCTTTGGTGAACCTGAgtgtttctttttctccaaGAAACGCCATGAATAAGCCACTCCAGACCTTCCGGGCTCTCTACGGAGACGACTTCTACATTTGCAGATTTCAG GAGCCTGGGGCCATAGAAACTGAGTTTGCTGAGATCGGTATTGACAAAGTTCTCAAGTATTTTCTCACTTCATTACCCGCCGGTCCATTGTATCTGCCAAAAGGAAAAGCCTTGAGAGATCAACTAGGCATCCCGATTACCTTGCCCTCTTGGTTGTCTGAGGAAGAACTCAACTATTATGTGACCAAATATGAGAATACAGGCTTCACAGGAGGATTAAACTACTACAGAAATTTTGACCT AAGTTGGGAACTCACAGCACCCTGGACCGGGAGTCAAGTTGAAGTTCCGGCCAAGTTTATTGTGGGTGACCTGGACCTTACTTATAATACCCCTGGCTTTAATGAATCTATGACCTTCGATGAGTTGAAGAAACATGTGCCACTTTTGGAGGAGGTAGTTGTGATGAAAGGAGTTGGCCACTTTCTCCAGGAAGAAAAGGCAGATGAGATCAACCAACACATCCATGACTTCTTTCAGAAGTTCTGA